Proteins encoded together in one Camelina sativa cultivar DH55 chromosome 9, Cs, whole genome shotgun sequence window:
- the LOC109125042 gene encoding cytochrome P450 71B3-like produces MCQNSWEIYLAGVDTSAITIIWAMAELITNPRVMKKTQDEIRTCIGIKQNGRIEEEDTHKLHYLKLVIKETLRLHPAAPLLLPRETMADIKIQGYDIPCKTLLLINAWSIGRNPKLWRNPEEFNPDRFIDCPIDYKGNNFEMLPFGSGRKICPGMAFGIATIELTLLNLLYFFDWRLPGESKDIDMEEAGDTTIVKKVPLELIPVPYH; encoded by the exons ATGTGTCAAAATTCAtgg GAAATATATCTTGCTGGAGTAGACACAAGCGCCATCACCATAATTTGGGCAATGGCAGAGCTTATTACAAACCCGCGAGTGATGAAGAAAACTCAAGACGAGATCCGAACTTGCATTGGAATCAAACAAAATGGGAGAATCGAGGAAGAAGATACCCATAAGCTTCATTACTTGAAACTTGTGATCAAAGAAACCTTAAGACTACATCCAGCAGCTCCTCTTTTACTTCCAAGAGAAACAATGGCTGATATAAAGATTCAAGGCTACGACATTCCTTGCAAAACCCTTCTTTTGATCAACGCATGGTCAATAGgacgaaaccctaaactctGGAGAAACCCTGAGGAGTTTAATCCGGACAGGTTTATAGATTGTCCTATTGACTACAAAGGAAATAACTTTGAGATGTTACCATTTGGTTCTGGTCGGAAGATATGTCCAGGGATGGCTTTTGGGATTGCGACCATCGAATTGACATTACTGAACTTGCTCTACTTCTTTGATTGGAGATTGCCTGGGGAAAGTAAAGATATAGATATGGAAGAAGCTGGTGATACCACCATTGTTAAGAAAGTTCCTCTTGAGCTGATCCCAGTTCCTTATCATTGA
- the LOC104714996 gene encoding cytochrome P450 71B3-like, translating to MLIPLYCFWFILLPALFLLIFIKKIKYSKQNLPPSPPKLPIIGNLHQLRGLFHRCLHDLSTKHGPVIYLRLGFVQMVVISSSEGAEEALKTHDLECCNRPLTNASSKFSRDGKDIAFAPYGEVLSQTLFCLVGSVICRAAFGQSFYESKHINKDRIKDLMFEFQKVGSLSSTDLFPYGLGWFMDFVSGQQKRLRKVLFEVDTLMDHVIDDHLKKPEEKTNQDRPDIVDSILDTMHKQKQDESCKLTIDHLKGIIQESI from the coding sequence atgtTGATTCCACTGTATTGCTTCTGGTTTATACTTCTTCCCGCTCTTTTCTTGTTAATATTcattaagaaaatcaaatactcGAAACAAAATCTTCCTCCGAGCCCACCTAAGCTTCCGATCATCGGAAACCTACACCAGCTTCGAGGATTGTTTCATAGATGTCTTCACGATCTCTCCACGAAACACGGACCCGTGATTTACCTCCGTCTAGGTTTTGTCCAAATGGTGGTTATCTCATCGAGCGAAGGAGCTGAAGAAGCTCTTAAAACTCATGACCTTGAATGCTGTAACAGACCTTTGACGAACGCCTCATCAAAATTCTCGCGTGACGGTAAAGATATTGCCTTTGCGCCATATGGTGAGGTTTTGAGCCAAACACTTTTCTGTCTAGTTGGAAGTGTCATATGTAGAGCCGCCTTTGGACAAAGTTTCTACGAAAGCAAGCATATCAATAAAGACAGGATCAAAGATTTAATGTTTGAGTTCCAGAAAGTTGGGTCTCTCAGTAGTACTGATCTTTTCCCTTATGGTTTGGGATGGTTTATGGACTTTGTGTCAGGACAACAGAAGAGACTTCGTAAAGTTCTCTTTGAGGTTGATACATTAATGGATCATGTAATTGACGATCACTTGAAGAAACctgaagagaaaacaaatcaagatcGCCCTGATATTGTTGACTCGATTCTGGATACTATGCATAAACAAAAGCAAGATGAATCATGCAAGCTCACCATCGATCATCTCAAAGGAATCATCCAAGAAAGCATCTAA
- the LOC104710419 gene encoding uncharacterized protein LOC104710419, giving the protein MRLLRLASSSMVKSPVKSQILSMSRGSIPINLFVLGCLVFCLKKSSVMFTISKLCVRSDCLSQRISTRAVAREFSLRRSLQLLSKREKALPTYCREFKAICDSLSSIGKPVDESMKIFGFLNGLGRDYDPITTFIQSSLSKLQAPTFNDVIAEVQGFDKKLQSYEDTSSPSPHLAFNTDKTNPCALQYQPNNRGKGRFGQNRGRGGYSSRGRGFPQHQSSCSSQGERPVCQICGRIGHTAIKCYNRFDNNYQSEATTQAFSSLRVSDDSGREWHPDSGATAHVTSSTSGLHATAYKGNDTVMVGDGAYLPFTHVGSTIISSAKESGVKGFL; this is encoded by the exons ATGCGCCTGCTCAGACTCGCCTCGTCGTCAATGGTGAAGTCTCCAGTGAAGTCCCAAATCCTCAGTATGAGTCGTGGTTCTATACCGATCAACTTGTTCGTTCTTGGTTGTTTGGTATTCTGTCTGAAGAAATCCTCGGTCATGTTCACAATCTCCAAACTTTGCGTGAGATCTGATTGTCTCTCGCAGAGAATTTCAACAAGAGCAGTTGCCAGAGAGTTCTCCCTCCGTCGAAGTCTGCAGCTCCTGTCCAAGAGAGAAAAGGCTTTACCAACCTATTGTCGAGAGTTTAAGGCGATTTGTGACTCCTTGAGCTCCATTGGGAAACCAGTTGATGAATCCATGAAAATCTTTGGTTTTCTCAATGGACTGGGCAGAGACTACGACCCCATCACGACATTTATCCAAAGTTCCCTGAGCAAGCTCCAAGCTCCAACGTTCAATGATGTGATTGCTGAGGTCCAAGGATTTGACAAAAAGTTGCAGTCGTATGAGGACACTTCCTCACCATCTCCACATCTCGCCTTTAACACTGACAAAACGAACCCATGTGCTTTGCAATACCAACCAAACAACCGTGGGAAAGGTCGATTCGGTCAGAACAGAGGCAGAGGTGGTTACTCATCAAGGGGTCGAGGCTTTCCCCAGCATCAGTCGTCCTGTTCATCTCAGGGAGAGAGACCAGTTTGTCAAATATGTGGACGTATCGGTCACACAGCTATCAAGTGTTACAACCGATTTGACAACAACTATCAGAGTGAAGCCACCACTCAAGCCTTCTCCTCTCTGCGTGTATCCGATGATAGTGGAAGGGAATGGCATCCTGACTCTGGAGCTACTGCACATGTCACCTCCTCAACTTCTGGTTTACATGCTACGGCTTACAAAGGTAATGATACAGTGATGGTAGGAGATGGAGCTTATCTCCCTTTTACTCATGTTGGATCCACCATCATCTCTTCTGCTAAAG AAAGTGGTGTCAAAGGGTTCTTGTAA
- the LOC104710420 gene encoding cytochrome P450 71B25: protein MAILLLLLFLPVLFSLMMKKMKDSKQNLPPGPAKLPIIGNLHQLKGMLHRCLYDLSKKHGPVMHLRLGFVPMVLLSSSEAAEEALKTHDLECCTRPNTNATRVFSRNNKNIGLGAFGDAWRELRKLSVREYFSVKKVQSFRYVREEETDLMVKKLRELALKQSPVDLSKTLFCLAASIVFRPVFGQSFLENKHFSEDKIEELVYEAQRSLTFKVSDLFPIPGLGWFIGFVSGQHKRLNNVFTEVDTFLNHIIDDHQLQIPNQDRPDIVDTLLDMIHKQEQDKTFKLTIDHLKGISQDIFLAGIDTSAITMIWAMAELVRNPRVMKKAQDEIRNCIGIKARIEEEDVNKLEYLKLVIKETLRLHPAAPLLLPRETMADIKIQGYDIPRKTLLLVNAWSIGRDPNYWKNPEEFNPERFIDCPVDYKGQNFEFIPFGSGRRICPGMTSGLATIELALLNLLYFFDWKLPDEKKDMDMEESGDVTIVKKVPLELLPILRH, encoded by the exons ATGGCGATTCTTCTCTTGCTTCTATTCCTTCCCGTTCTCTTCTCGTTAATGATGAAAAAGATGAAGGATTCGAAACAGAATCTGCCTCCCGGCCCAGCAAAACTTCCGATCATCGGAAACTTACACCAGCTGAAAGGGATGCTTCACAGATGCCTTTACGATCTCTCCAAGAAACACGGACCCGTGATGCATCTCCGTCtagggtttgtcccaatggtaTTGCTCTCATCGAGTGAAGCGGCTGAAGAAGCTCTTAAAACACATGACCTTGAGTGTTGCACACGACCTAACACTAACGCCACAAGGGTTTTCTCACGTAACAACAAAAACATCGGCCTTGGGGCATTCGGTGATGCATGGAGAGAGCTGCGTAAGCTTTCGGTTCGTGAGTATTTCAGCGTGAAAAAGGTTCAATCTTTCAGGTATGTTAGGGAAGAAGAGACTGACTTGATGGTTAAGAAACTAAGGGAATTGGCTTTGAAGCAATCTCCGGTGGATTTGAGCAAAACCCTCTTCTGCCTAGCTGCAAGTATCGTGTTCAGACCTGTCTTTGGACAGAGTTTCTTAGAGAACAAACATTTCAGTGAAGATAAGATCGAAGAACTGGTGTATGAAGCGCAGAGAAGCTTAACTTTCAAAGTCTCTGATCTTTTTCCTATTCCTGGTCTTGGATGGTTTATAGGCTTTGTGTCAGGCCAACATAAGAGGCTTAACAATGTCTTCACTGAGGTTGATACTTTTCTTAATCATATAATTGATGATCATCAATTACAGATACCAAATCAAGATCGTCCTGATATCGTAGACACTCTCTTAGATATGatacataaacaagaacaagataaaACTTTCAAGCTCACCATTGATCATCTAAAAGGAATCAGCCAA GATATATTTCTCGCTGGAATAGACACAAGTGCCATCACCATGATTTGGGCGATGGCAGAGCTCGTTAGAAACCCGAGAGTGATGAAGAAAGCTCAAGACGAGATCCGAAATTGCATCGGTATTAAGGCGAGAATCGAGGAAGAAGATGTCAATAAGCTTGAGTACTTGAAGCTTGTGATCAAAGAAACCTTAAGACTACACCCAGCAGCTCCTCTTTTACTTCCAAGAGAAACAATGGCTGATATCAAGATTCAAGGCTACGACATTCCTCGAAAAACACTTCTTTTGGTTAACGCATGGTCGATAGGACGAGATCCGAATTACTGGAAAAACCCTGAGGAGTTTAACCCGGAGAGGTTTATCGACTGTCCTGTGGATTACAAAGGACAAAACTTTGAGTTTATACCCTTTGGCTCTGGTCGTAGGATTTGTCCAGGAATGACTTCGGGTCTTGCGACCATTGAATTGGCACTCTTGAATTTGCTATACTTCTTTGATTGGAAATTGCCTGACGAGAAGAAAGATATGGACATGGAAGAATCTGGTGATGTCACTATTGTTAAGAAAGTTCCTCTTGAGCTTTTACCTATCCTTCGCCATTGA
- the LOC104710421 gene encoding cytochrome P450 71B4-like — translation MTIVLSYFLLIFVPIFLYLILTKKNIKESKQNLPPGPRKLPIIGNLHQLQGLVHRCLHDLSKKHGPVMHFRLGFVPMVVISSSEAAEEALKTHDLECCTRPITVASKVFSRNGKDIGFGVYGDEWRELRKLSVREFFSVKKVQSFRYVREEESDLMVKKLRESALKHSPVDLSKTLFFLAASIIFRTAFGQSFLENKHIDKETIKELMFEAHKNMSFTLSDIFPIAGLGWFIELVSGQHKRLHNVFTEVDTFLNHITDDHRLQISTQDRADIIDSLLDMVHKQEHDVSFKLTIDHLKGIIQNIYLAGVDTSAVTMIWAMAELVRNPRVMKKAQDEIQTCIGFKQEERIVEEDLCKLQYLKLVVKETLRLHPPAPLLLPRETMSHIKIQGYDIPPKTLLLVNAWSIGGDPKNWQNPEEFNPERFMDCSVDYKGQSFEMLPFGSGRRICPGIASGIATVELGLLNLLYFFNWRMTDEKNDMDMEEAGDVTVDKKVPLNLLPILRH, via the exons ATGACGATTGTTCTGTCTTACTTCTTGCTTATATTCGTTCCCATTTTCTTGTATTTAATATTGACTAAGAAGAACATCAAAGAATCGAAACAAAATCTGCCTCCAGGCCCAAGAAAACTTCCGATCATCGGGAACTTACACCAGCTCCAAGGGTTGGTTCACAGATGTCTTCACGATCTCTCCAAGAAACACGGACCCGTGATGCATTTCCGTCtagggtttgtcccaatggtcGTGATCTCATCGAGTGAAGCAGCTGAAGAAGCTCTTAAAACACATGACCTTGAGTGTTGTACAAGACCTATCACTGTCGCCTCAAAGGTTTTCTCGCGTAACGGTAAAGACATCGGCTTTGGTGTATATGGTGATGAATGGAGAGAGCTGCGTAAGCTTTCCGTTCGCGAGTTTTTCAGCGTGAAAAAGGTTCAATCTTTCAGGTATGTTAGAGAGGAAGAGAGTGACTTAATGGTCAAGAAACTTAGAGAATCGGCTTTGAAGCATTCTCCAGTGGATTTGAGCAAAACCCTTTTTTTCCTAGCTGCAAGTATCATATTCAGAACAGCATTTGGACAGAGTTTCTTAGAGAACAAGCATATTGATAAGGAAACGATCAAAGAACTCATGTTTGAGGCTCACAAAAATATGTCTTTTACATTATCCGATATTTTCCCTATTGCTGGTCTTGGATGGTTTATAGAACTTGTGTCCGGCCAGCATAAGAGGCTTCACAATGTCTTCACTGAGGTTGATACGTTTCTTAATCATATAACTGATGATCATCGATTACAGATTTCAACTCAAGATCGTGCTGATATCATCGACTCGCTCTTAGATATGGTACATAAACAAGAGCATGATGTATCATTTAAGCTCACCATTGATCATCTCAAAGGAATCATCCAA AATATTTACCTCGCTGGAGTAGACACAAGCGCCGTTACTATGATTTGGGCGATGGCAGAGCTCGTTAGAAACCCTAGAGTGATGAAAAAAGCTCAAGACGAGATCCAAACTTGCATTGGATTCAAACAGGAAGAAAGAATCGTTGAAGAAGATCTTTGTAAACTTCAATACTTGAAGCTTGTGGTGAAAGAAACCTTAAGACTACACCCACCAGCTCCACTGTTACTCCCAAGAGAAACAATGAGTCATATCAAGATTCAAGGCTACGACATTCCCCCAAAAACCCTTCTTCTGGTTAACGCATGGTCTATAGGAGGAGATCCTAAAAACTGGCAAAATCCAGAAGAGTTTAATCCAGAGAGGTTTATGGATTGTTCTGTGGACTACAAAGGACAAAGCTTTGAGATGTTACCCTTTGGTTCTGGTCGTAGGATTTGTCCAGGAATAGCTTCAGGGATTGCGACCGTTGAATTGGGGCTCTTAAATTTGCTTTACTTCTTTAACTGGAGAATGACTGACGAGAAGAATGATATGGACATGGAAGAAGCTGGTGATGTCACAGTTGATAAGAAAGTTCCTCTTAATCTTCTTCCTATTCTTCGCCATTGA